One part of the Salvelinus fontinalis isolate EN_2023a chromosome 4, ASM2944872v1, whole genome shotgun sequence genome encodes these proteins:
- the LOC129853657 gene encoding putative phospholipase B-like 2 isoform X1, producing the protein MSDRCTHKSTTVKISQFLCVLYLSWTPVQTEISSAVLDKQTGQLSLQEGFRNDYVAWANFTDDIKNSGWSYLEVTTSGRYNDSIQAYAAGAVEAAVSSELIYKHWMNTLMGYCGPFTFESGFCHRLKDYITTNLQWVRQQIEEHPHCPYWHQVWLVLLQLKGLEDGYNDQLSFPRGPFTLNPFGFLLFQMGGDLVDLEGALNKSSQSRTLGSGSCSALIKLLPGNKDLLVSHDTWNIYQAMLRILKKYQFAYRVSPTDSDPIPGGTQAFSSYPGPIFSGDDFYILSTGLVTLETSIDNSNPALWKFVQPTGAVMEWLRNIVANRLAASGKEWAEIFSKHNSGTYNNQWMIVDYRHFTPGMTETKEQLFTVLEQLPGLVVHSDKTQELLQKGYWSSYNIPYYEEVFNASGCRELVKQFGPWFSLDMNPRAQIFRRNQSHITDMDSMVRLMRYNNFKQDPLSWCEGCDPPANGENTISARSDLNPANGTYPFGALKQRPHGGTDMKVTSYGLWREFGFLAASGPTWDQVPAFQWSSSPYSDLMHMGHPDTWAFAPVNVTWYS; encoded by the exons ATGTCTGACAGGTGCACGCACAAGTCAACAACAGTGAAGATTTCtcagtttttatgtgttttgtaTTTATCATGGACGCCTGTTCAGACCGAGATTAGTTCTGCAGTTCTCGATAAACAAACTGGCCAGCTGTCTCTACAAGAGGGTTTCCGAAACGACTATGTAGCCTGGGCGAACTTTACCGACGACATCAAGAACTCAGG CTGGTCATATCTGGAAGTGACCACTAGCGGGCGCTATAATGATAGCATCCAAGCGTACGCTGCCGGGGCCGTTGAAGCTGCAGTCAGCTCCGAG CTGATCTATAAGCACTGGATGAACACACTTATGGGGTACTGCGGtccatttacatttgagtcaggATTCTGTCACAGACTGAAGGATTACATCaccaccaacctacagtgggtcaGACAGCAGATAGAGGAGCATCCACACTGTCCCTACTGGCACCAG GTGTGGTTGGTGTTGCTGCAGCTGAAAGGTCTGGAAGATGGCTACAATGATCAGCTGTCATTTCCCAGAGGCCCTTTCACTCTCAACCCCTTCGGCTTCCT ACTTTTCCAGATGGGAGGAGACCTGGTGGATCTTGAGGGGGCCCTAAACAAGTCTAGCCAATCACGGACACTGGGCTCTGGCTCCTGCTCCGCCCTCATCAAGCTATTGCCTGGCAACAAGGATCTGCTGGTGTCTCATGATACCTGGAACATCTACCAGGCCATGCTGCGCATCCTAAAGAAGTACCAGTTCGCCTACCGTGTCTCTCCTACAG ACAGTGATCCGATCCCTGGCGGAACCCAGGCCTTCTCCTCCTACCCAGGGCCCATTTTCTCTGGAGATGACTTCTACATCCTTAGCACCGGGCTG GTTACCTTGGAGACCAGCATCGACAACAGTAACCCCGCCCTCTGGAAATTTGTTCAACCAACCGGAGCAGTGATGGAGTGGCTGAGGAACATCGTAGCCAATAGGCTGGCTGCATCCGGCAAGGAGTGGGCAGAGATTTTCAGCAAACACAACAGCGGAAC gtataATAACCAGTGGATGATAGTGGACTACAGGCATTTCACTCCGGGGATGACAGAGACCAAGGAGCAGCTGTTTACTGTACTGGAGCAGCTCCC TGGGCTGGTTGTTCACTCTGATAAAACCCAGGAGTTGCTGCAGAAAGGTTACTGGTCCAGTTATAACATCCC gtactaTGAGGAggtgtttaatgccagtggctgTCGAGAACTGGTTAAACAGTTTGGTCCATGGTTCTCTTTGGACATGAACCCTCGAGCCCAGATCTTCAGAAGGAACCAATCACATATCACAGACATGGACTCCATGGTCCGCCTCATGAG GTATAATAACTTTAAGCAGGACCCGTTGTCTTGGTGTGAGGGCTGTGACCCGCCTGCTAATGGAGAGAACACCATCTCAGCCCGGTCCGACCTGAACCCGGCTAACGGAACGTATCCCTTCGGAGCGCTGAAGCAGAGACCACATGGAGGAACGGATATGAAG GTGACGTCCTACGGGCTGTGGCGTGAGTTTGGCTTCCTGGCAGCGAGTGGACCCACTTGGGACCAGGTACCTGCCTTCCAGTGGAGTTCATCCCCCTACTCAGACCTGATGCACATGGGACACCCTGACACCTGGGCGTTTGCACCTGTAAATGTCACCTGGTATTCCTAA
- the LOC129853657 gene encoding putative phospholipase B-like 2 isoform X3, producing the protein MSDRCTHKSTTVKISQFLCVLYLSWTPVQTEISSAVLDKQTGQLSLQEGFRNDYVAWANFTDDIKNSGWSYLEVTTSGRYNDSIQAYAAGAVEAAVSSELIYKHWMNTLMGYCGPFTFESGFCHRLKDYITTNLQWVRQQIEEHPHCPYWHQVWLVLLQLKGLEDGYNDQLSFPRGPFTLNPFGFLLFQMGGDLVDLEGALNKSSQSRTLGSGSCSALIKLLPGNKDLLVSHDTWNIYQAMLRILKKYQFAYRVSPTDSDPIPGGTQAFSSYPGPIFSGDDFYILSTGLVTLETSIDNSNPALWKFVQPTGAVMEWLRNIVANRLAASGKEWAEIFSKHNSGTYYEEVFNASGCRELVKQFGPWFSLDMNPRAQIFRRNQSHITDMDSMVRLMRYNNFKQDPLSWCEGCDPPANGENTISARSDLNPANGTYPFGALKQRPHGGTDMKVTSYGLWREFGFLAASGPTWDQVPAFQWSSSPYSDLMHMGHPDTWAFAPVNVTWYS; encoded by the exons ATGTCTGACAGGTGCACGCACAAGTCAACAACAGTGAAGATTTCtcagtttttatgtgttttgtaTTTATCATGGACGCCTGTTCAGACCGAGATTAGTTCTGCAGTTCTCGATAAACAAACTGGCCAGCTGTCTCTACAAGAGGGTTTCCGAAACGACTATGTAGCCTGGGCGAACTTTACCGACGACATCAAGAACTCAGG CTGGTCATATCTGGAAGTGACCACTAGCGGGCGCTATAATGATAGCATCCAAGCGTACGCTGCCGGGGCCGTTGAAGCTGCAGTCAGCTCCGAG CTGATCTATAAGCACTGGATGAACACACTTATGGGGTACTGCGGtccatttacatttgagtcaggATTCTGTCACAGACTGAAGGATTACATCaccaccaacctacagtgggtcaGACAGCAGATAGAGGAGCATCCACACTGTCCCTACTGGCACCAG GTGTGGTTGGTGTTGCTGCAGCTGAAAGGTCTGGAAGATGGCTACAATGATCAGCTGTCATTTCCCAGAGGCCCTTTCACTCTCAACCCCTTCGGCTTCCT ACTTTTCCAGATGGGAGGAGACCTGGTGGATCTTGAGGGGGCCCTAAACAAGTCTAGCCAATCACGGACACTGGGCTCTGGCTCCTGCTCCGCCCTCATCAAGCTATTGCCTGGCAACAAGGATCTGCTGGTGTCTCATGATACCTGGAACATCTACCAGGCCATGCTGCGCATCCTAAAGAAGTACCAGTTCGCCTACCGTGTCTCTCCTACAG ACAGTGATCCGATCCCTGGCGGAACCCAGGCCTTCTCCTCCTACCCAGGGCCCATTTTCTCTGGAGATGACTTCTACATCCTTAGCACCGGGCTG GTTACCTTGGAGACCAGCATCGACAACAGTAACCCCGCCCTCTGGAAATTTGTTCAACCAACCGGAGCAGTGATGGAGTGGCTGAGGAACATCGTAGCCAATAGGCTGGCTGCATCCGGCAAGGAGTGGGCAGAGATTTTCAGCAAACACAACAGCGGAAC gtactaTGAGGAggtgtttaatgccagtggctgTCGAGAACTGGTTAAACAGTTTGGTCCATGGTTCTCTTTGGACATGAACCCTCGAGCCCAGATCTTCAGAAGGAACCAATCACATATCACAGACATGGACTCCATGGTCCGCCTCATGAG GTATAATAACTTTAAGCAGGACCCGTTGTCTTGGTGTGAGGGCTGTGACCCGCCTGCTAATGGAGAGAACACCATCTCAGCCCGGTCCGACCTGAACCCGGCTAACGGAACGTATCCCTTCGGAGCGCTGAAGCAGAGACCACATGGAGGAACGGATATGAAG GTGACGTCCTACGGGCTGTGGCGTGAGTTTGGCTTCCTGGCAGCGAGTGGACCCACTTGGGACCAGGTACCTGCCTTCCAGTGGAGTTCATCCCCCTACTCAGACCTGATGCACATGGGACACCCTGACACCTGGGCGTTTGCACCTGTAAATGTCACCTGGTATTCCTAA
- the LOC129853657 gene encoding putative phospholipase B-like 2 isoform X2, whose protein sequence is MSDRCTHKSTTVKISQFLCVLYLSWTPVQTEISSAVLDKQTGQLSLQEGFRNDYVAWANFTDDIKNSGWSYLEVTTSGRYNDSIQAYAAGAVEAAVSSEVWLVLLQLKGLEDGYNDQLSFPRGPFTLNPFGFLLFQMGGDLVDLEGALNKSSQSRTLGSGSCSALIKLLPGNKDLLVSHDTWNIYQAMLRILKKYQFAYRVSPTDSDPIPGGTQAFSSYPGPIFSGDDFYILSTGLVTLETSIDNSNPALWKFVQPTGAVMEWLRNIVANRLAASGKEWAEIFSKHNSGTYNNQWMIVDYRHFTPGMTETKEQLFTVLEQLPGLVVHSDKTQELLQKGYWSSYNIPYYEEVFNASGCRELVKQFGPWFSLDMNPRAQIFRRNQSHITDMDSMVRLMRYNNFKQDPLSWCEGCDPPANGENTISARSDLNPANGTYPFGALKQRPHGGTDMKVTSYGLWREFGFLAASGPTWDQVPAFQWSSSPYSDLMHMGHPDTWAFAPVNVTWYS, encoded by the exons ATGTCTGACAGGTGCACGCACAAGTCAACAACAGTGAAGATTTCtcagtttttatgtgttttgtaTTTATCATGGACGCCTGTTCAGACCGAGATTAGTTCTGCAGTTCTCGATAAACAAACTGGCCAGCTGTCTCTACAAGAGGGTTTCCGAAACGACTATGTAGCCTGGGCGAACTTTACCGACGACATCAAGAACTCAGG CTGGTCATATCTGGAAGTGACCACTAGCGGGCGCTATAATGATAGCATCCAAGCGTACGCTGCCGGGGCCGTTGAAGCTGCAGTCAGCTCCGAG GTGTGGTTGGTGTTGCTGCAGCTGAAAGGTCTGGAAGATGGCTACAATGATCAGCTGTCATTTCCCAGAGGCCCTTTCACTCTCAACCCCTTCGGCTTCCT ACTTTTCCAGATGGGAGGAGACCTGGTGGATCTTGAGGGGGCCCTAAACAAGTCTAGCCAATCACGGACACTGGGCTCTGGCTCCTGCTCCGCCCTCATCAAGCTATTGCCTGGCAACAAGGATCTGCTGGTGTCTCATGATACCTGGAACATCTACCAGGCCATGCTGCGCATCCTAAAGAAGTACCAGTTCGCCTACCGTGTCTCTCCTACAG ACAGTGATCCGATCCCTGGCGGAACCCAGGCCTTCTCCTCCTACCCAGGGCCCATTTTCTCTGGAGATGACTTCTACATCCTTAGCACCGGGCTG GTTACCTTGGAGACCAGCATCGACAACAGTAACCCCGCCCTCTGGAAATTTGTTCAACCAACCGGAGCAGTGATGGAGTGGCTGAGGAACATCGTAGCCAATAGGCTGGCTGCATCCGGCAAGGAGTGGGCAGAGATTTTCAGCAAACACAACAGCGGAAC gtataATAACCAGTGGATGATAGTGGACTACAGGCATTTCACTCCGGGGATGACAGAGACCAAGGAGCAGCTGTTTACTGTACTGGAGCAGCTCCC TGGGCTGGTTGTTCACTCTGATAAAACCCAGGAGTTGCTGCAGAAAGGTTACTGGTCCAGTTATAACATCCC gtactaTGAGGAggtgtttaatgccagtggctgTCGAGAACTGGTTAAACAGTTTGGTCCATGGTTCTCTTTGGACATGAACCCTCGAGCCCAGATCTTCAGAAGGAACCAATCACATATCACAGACATGGACTCCATGGTCCGCCTCATGAG GTATAATAACTTTAAGCAGGACCCGTTGTCTTGGTGTGAGGGCTGTGACCCGCCTGCTAATGGAGAGAACACCATCTCAGCCCGGTCCGACCTGAACCCGGCTAACGGAACGTATCCCTTCGGAGCGCTGAAGCAGAGACCACATGGAGGAACGGATATGAAG GTGACGTCCTACGGGCTGTGGCGTGAGTTTGGCTTCCTGGCAGCGAGTGGACCCACTTGGGACCAGGTACCTGCCTTCCAGTGGAGTTCATCCCCCTACTCAGACCTGATGCACATGGGACACCCTGACACCTGGGCGTTTGCACCTGTAAATGTCACCTGGTATTCCTAA
- the zgc:158398 gene encoding transmembrane protein 248 isoform X3: MMIPQARCVMGSWQPVANLRDYVSQHPPGVTFFLCVLTLALTFLSLGSYTHTHRLPNPNTQDWNHFLSSLANLQLCARANGTAMETVSSPPFAKEEVCGTVLLNSTQSTPSITQLSLWVPLAVMDSSDIQSLSDLCLHGTLLASQLGLTGNEAVNVTLMFSPTVGGNSHTCLIVSAPTHILPPALLPPVCPANEGTSSPVRAIAMEISSQKLSASQSCYSLQYTPDPTLTAMLTQKELGLASRHLIQEPLIDS, from the exons ATGATGATCCCACAAGCCAG GTGTGTGATGGGCTCCTGGCAGCCAGTTGCTAATCTAAGGGACTATGTTTCCCAGCATCCTCCTGGGGTCACCTTCTTCCTCTGTGTGCTGACCCTTGCCCTCACCTTCCTAAGCCTCGggtcatacacgcacacacaccgccTGCCCAATCCAAACACGCAG GACTGGAACCACTTCCTGTCGTCGTTGGCCAACCTCCAGTTGTGTGCGAGAGCCAATGGTACAGCAATGGAGACAGTTTCCTCTCCTCCATTTGCGAAAGAGGAGGTGTGTGGAACAGTATTGCTGAACTCCACCCAGAGCACACCATCCATCACACAGTTGTCCCTTTGGGTGCCACTGGCTGTGATGGACAGCTCAGACATCCAATCGCTGAGCGACCTCTGCCTCCATGGAACGTTATTGGCCAGTCAGCTGGGACTCACAG gtAATGAGGCTGTAAACGTGACACTGATGTTCTCTCCAACTGTGGGGGGCAACTCGCACACCTGCCTTATCGTCAGCGCACCTACACACATCCTACCTCCGGCcct GCTGCCACCTGTGTGCCCTGCCAATGAAGGGACATCCTCTCCTGTCAGAGCGATTGCAATGGAGATAAGCAGCCAGAAGCTCTCAGCGTCACAGTCTtgctacagtctacagtacacaCCTGATCCTACACTCACCGCCATGCTAACGCAG
- the zgc:158398 gene encoding transmembrane protein 248 isoform X4 produces MMIPQARCVMGSWQPVANLRDYVSQHPPGVTFFLCVLTLALTFLSLGSYTHTHRLPNPNTQDWNHFLSSLANLQLCARANGTAMETVSSPPFAKEEVCGTVLLNSTQSTPSITQLSLWVPLAVMDSSDIQSLSDLCLHGTLLASQLGLTGNEAVNVTLMFSPTVGGNSHTCLIVSAPTHILPPALLPPVCPANEGTSSPVRAIAMEISSQKLSASQSCYSLQYTPDPTLTAMLTQEPLIDS; encoded by the exons ATGATGATCCCACAAGCCAG GTGTGTGATGGGCTCCTGGCAGCCAGTTGCTAATCTAAGGGACTATGTTTCCCAGCATCCTCCTGGGGTCACCTTCTTCCTCTGTGTGCTGACCCTTGCCCTCACCTTCCTAAGCCTCGggtcatacacgcacacacaccgccTGCCCAATCCAAACACGCAG GACTGGAACCACTTCCTGTCGTCGTTGGCCAACCTCCAGTTGTGTGCGAGAGCCAATGGTACAGCAATGGAGACAGTTTCCTCTCCTCCATTTGCGAAAGAGGAGGTGTGTGGAACAGTATTGCTGAACTCCACCCAGAGCACACCATCCATCACACAGTTGTCCCTTTGGGTGCCACTGGCTGTGATGGACAGCTCAGACATCCAATCGCTGAGCGACCTCTGCCTCCATGGAACGTTATTGGCCAGTCAGCTGGGACTCACAG gtAATGAGGCTGTAAACGTGACACTGATGTTCTCTCCAACTGTGGGGGGCAACTCGCACACCTGCCTTATCGTCAGCGCACCTACACACATCCTACCTCCGGCcct GCTGCCACCTGTGTGCCCTGCCAATGAAGGGACATCCTCTCCTGTCAGAGCGATTGCAATGGAGATAAGCAGCCAGAAGCTCTCAGCGTCACAGTCTtgctacagtctacagtacacaCCTGATCCTACACTCACCGCCATGCTAACGCAG